A genome region from Paralichthys olivaceus isolate ysfri-2021 chromosome 6, ASM2471397v2, whole genome shotgun sequence includes the following:
- the efhd2 gene encoding EF-hand domain-containing protein D2 isoform X2 encodes MTGHLRYDAGKDNYIDLMELKLMMEKLGAPQTHIGLKNMIKEVDEDLDNKLSFREFLLIFRKAAAGELSEDSGLSVLARLSEIDVSAEGVKGAKTFFEAKVQAINESSRFEAEIRQEQEEKKKQADEQKQRREAFKELQSAFK; translated from the exons GTATGATGCTGGGAAAGACAACTACATTGACCTAATGGAGCTGAAGTTGATGATGGAGAAGCTTGGTGCTCCCCAGACACACATTGGCTTAAAGAATATGATAAAGGAGGTGGATGAGGACCTGGACAACAAACTCAGCTTCAGAGAG TTCCTGCTGATCTTTAggaaggcagcagcaggagagctgTCAGAGGACAGCGGCCTCAGTGTCCTTGCTCGCCTCTCTGAAATCGATGTCTCTGCAGAGGGGGTCAAAGGAGCCAAGACCTTCTTTGAAGCTAAA GTCCAGGCCATCAATGAGTCCAGCCGGTTTGAGGCAGAGATCCgccaggagcaggaggagaagaagaagcaggctGATGAGCAGAAACAAAGACGAGAGGCTTTCAAAGAACTACAGTCAGCCTTCAAGTGA
- the LOC109630608 gene encoding protein FAM107B, whose product MINNTPQTTDNHRKDNDVQTEACSGHSNSIKTFRTHNELHKELLLAHKRGLALSRRPELQQVLERRKRVQSEQEEEGQSRTPLEDVLLRRQQKQLEKEKELEEKVQEETQLMEFVRVRQNLRKIHSAIQNKNNF is encoded by the exons ATGATAAACAACACTCCACAGACAACAGACAATCACAGAAAAG ATAATGATGTTCAAACTGAAGCCTGCTCAGGTCATTCAAACTCCATCAAGACTTTCAGGACTCACAATGAGCTTCACAAGGAACTGCTACTTGCTCACAAAAG GGGTCTGGCACTGAGCCGAAGACCAGAACTTCAACAGGTtctggagaggaggaagagggtgcAGAgtgagcaggaagaggagggacagagcAGGACTCCTCTGGAGGATGTCCTGCTTAGACGTCAGCAGAAGCAACTTGAG AAGGAGAAGGAACTCGAGGAAAAGGTACAAGAAGAAACCCAGTTGATGGAGTTTGTGAGAGTCCGACAGAACCTCCGAAAGATCCACTCAGCGatccagaacaaaaacaatttctga
- the LOC109630607 gene encoding voltage-gated potassium channel subunit beta-1-like isoform X3 encodes MSSVVQNPYIGRSTRMPKPGGSGAVPPGSRDSSGICRSSSISSGSGVSGGKILSLSSMSDSMHSGLSCFLSEQALEQEERQQRSHHLAEFQRLKEVRAAAQLKNLEDFLRMNHVSLRDSISYSTGMIYRSLGKSGLRVSCLGLGTWVTFGGQITNEVAEELMTLAYENGINLFDTAEVYNAGKAEVVLGNIIKKKGWRRSSLVITTKIFWGGKAEMERGLSRKHIIEGLRASLERLQLEYIDVIFANRPDPNTPIEETVRAMTHVINHGMAMYWGTSRWTSMEIMEAYSVARQFNQIPPICEQAEYHMFQREKVEILLPELYHKIGIGAMTWSPLACGIISGKYNNGIPPCSCASLKV; translated from the exons ATGAGCAGTGTAGTCCAGAACCCCTACATCGGCCGCAGCACCAGG ATGCCCAAGCCTGGGGGCAGTGGAGCGGTGCCACCTGGGAGTCGAGACAGCAGCGGGATTTGTCGAAGCAGTAGCATCAGCAGTGGAAGTGGCGTGTCTGGAGGCAAGATACTGTCTTTATCATCCATGAGTGATAGCATGCACAGTGGCCTGAGCTGTTTCTTGTCAGAGCAAGCACTGGAGCAGGAGGAAAGGCAGCAGCGCAGTCACCACCTAGCTGAGTTTCAGCGGCTAAAAGAGGTGCGTGCAGCTGCCCAGCTCAAAAACCTGGAGGATTTCCTCAGGATGAACCATGTGTCACTCAGAGACAGCATATCTTATTCTACGGGCATGATTTACAG AAGTCTGGGCAAATCTGGGTTGAGGGTGTCCTGTCTTGGATTAG GCACCTGGGTTACCTTTGGAGGACAGATAACAAATGAG GTGGCAGAGGAGCTGATGACTTTGGCATATGAGAATGGAATCAATCTGTTTGACACAGCTGAAGTGTACAATGCTGGAAA GGCTGAGGTTGTCTTGGGAAACATCATAAAGAAGAAAGGATGGAG GCGTTCCAGTTTAGTCATCACCACCAAAATCTTCTGGGGCGGAAA agcAGAAATGGAGAGAGGTTTGTCCAGAAAACACATAATTGAAG GTCTAAGAGCATCTCTAGAGAGACTTCAATTGGAGTACATAGATGTGATCTTTGCCAATCGACCAGATCCTAACACACCTATAGAAG AGACGGTGAGGGCAATGACCCATGTGATTAACCACGGGATGGCCATGTACTGGGGTACATCGAGATGGACGTCTATGGAGATCATG GAGGCGTACTCTGTGGCAAGACAATTTAATCAGATCCCACCAATCTGCGAACAGGCAGAGTATCACATGTTCCAGAGGGAGAAGGTTGAAATTCTACTCCCTGAGCTCTACCACAAGATAG GCATCGGAGCTATGACATGGTCTCCACTGGCTTGTGGGATCATCTCAGGGAAGTATAACAATGGGATCCCCCCTTGTTCATGTGCCTCGCTTAAG GTGTGA